The following are encoded in a window of Ferribacterium limneticum genomic DNA:
- a CDS encoding TIGR03862 family flavoprotein, whose translation MAAEMLAATDSTVNRKKVEIYESMPSVGRKFLMAGKGGMNITHSEPLVDFIGRYGERAAQIAPLLDAFGPTQLREWIHGLGIATFVGTSGRVFPTDMKAAPLLRAWLHRLRGQGVQFHVRHRWLGWSPDGSLRFATPAGEIAIKADAVILALGGGSWAKLGSDGAWVPMLLERGIEVAPLKPANCGFDVAWSPYFSERFAGAPVKAVSAHCHGQPEKKGEFNITATGTEGGLIYAVSAPLRDALARDGSATLYLDLAPGRSLEKLSADLSRPRGRDSLANHLRRHAGIEGVKAGLLREFCPAETMNQASRLAAAIKALPLVVTATRPLDEAISTAGGVTFEGLDENLMLRRQPGVFCAGEMLDWEAPTGGYLLTACLASGRAAGLGAGRWLDSPA comes from the coding sequence ATGGCGGCCGAAATGCTCGCGGCAACCGATTCCACGGTCAACCGGAAAAAAGTCGAAATTTACGAATCGATGCCCTCGGTCGGCCGCAAGTTTTTGATGGCCGGCAAGGGTGGCATGAACATCACCCACTCCGAGCCGCTGGTCGATTTCATTGGGCGTTACGGCGAGCGGGCGGCGCAGATAGCCCCGCTGCTCGACGCCTTCGGACCGACGCAACTGCGCGAATGGATCCATGGCCTCGGCATAGCCACCTTCGTCGGCACATCGGGTCGGGTTTTTCCGACCGACATGAAAGCGGCGCCGTTGCTCCGCGCCTGGCTGCATCGCCTGCGCGGCCAGGGCGTGCAGTTTCATGTGCGCCACCGCTGGCTTGGCTGGTCCCCAGACGGCAGCCTGCGTTTTGCCACGCCGGCCGGGGAAATCGCGATTAAGGCCGACGCCGTCATTCTGGCCCTCGGTGGCGGTAGCTGGGCCAAACTCGGCTCGGATGGCGCCTGGGTGCCCATGTTGCTTGAGCGCGGCATCGAGGTGGCGCCGCTCAAACCAGCCAATTGCGGTTTCGATGTAGCGTGGAGTCCGTATTTCAGCGAGCGTTTTGCCGGCGCCCCGGTCAAGGCCGTTTCAGCACATTGCCACGGTCAACCGGAAAAAAAGGGCGAATTCAACATCACGGCGACGGGCACCGAAGGCGGTTTGATCTATGCCGTCTCGGCCCCTTTGCGCGATGCGCTGGCCCGCGATGGCAGCGCCACCCTCTACCTCGATCTGGCCCCCGGCCGCAGCCTGGAAAAACTGAGCGCCGACCTCTCCCGGCCGCGTGGCCGCGATTCGCTGGCCAACCATCTGCGCCGGCATGCCGGCATCGAAGGCGTCAAGGCCGGGTTGCTCCGTGAATTCTGCCCGGCCGAGACGATGAATCAAGCGAGCCGCCTGGCTGCGGCGATCAAGGCCTTGCCGCTGGTGGTGACGGCGACCAGGCCGCTCGATGAAGCGATCAGCACGGCCGGCGGCGTTACCTTCGAAGGGCTGGACGAAAACCTCATGCTGCGCCGCCAGCCGGGCGTCTTCTGCGCCGGCGAAATGCTTGACTGGGAGGCGCCAACCGGCGGCTATCTGCTCACCGCCTGCCTGGCCAGTGGCCGGGCGGCCGGGCTGGGCGCCGGTCGCTGGCTGGATAGTCCGGCCTAG
- a CDS encoding transglutaminase family protein, whose protein sequence is MEPVRYRVLHETRYDYGSNVSLSQQQLHLSPRVLDWQQVEEQRINITPVPTWRRDGRDAFGNPVTWMAFHTPHDELFISSAMTVAVMPHLPKDIEASLPWEEVRDRLAYDSTDPLPADLDATRFLFESPHVRVKHELADYAADCFPPDTPVLVGAQALMAKIFREFTFDPEATTVSTPVLEVLENKRGVCQDFAHLMIACLRALGLAARYVSGYLLTRPPPGKPRLIGADASHAWVSVYAPGSEHDWVDFDPTNDLLPDTEHITLAFGRDFSDISPLRGIILGGGGTEPDVAVTVIPLDEEEIPDELLEAEADEPAETPEAPEADADEK, encoded by the coding sequence ATGGAACCCGTCCGCTACCGCGTCCTGCACGAAACCCGCTACGACTATGGCAGCAACGTTTCGCTGTCACAGCAACAGTTGCATCTGTCGCCGCGCGTTCTTGACTGGCAGCAGGTCGAAGAGCAGCGCATCAACATCACCCCGGTGCCGACCTGGCGCCGTGACGGTCGCGACGCCTTCGGCAACCCGGTGACCTGGATGGCCTTCCACACGCCGCATGACGAGCTGTTCATCAGTTCGGCCATGACCGTCGCCGTCATGCCGCACCTGCCCAAGGATATCGAGGCTTCGCTGCCCTGGGAGGAAGTCCGCGACCGCCTGGCCTACGATTCGACCGATCCGCTCCCGGCCGATCTCGATGCGACGCGCTTCCTGTTCGAAAGCCCGCACGTCCGCGTCAAACACGAGCTGGCCGACTACGCCGCCGACTGCTTCCCGCCCGACACGCCGGTGCTGGTCGGCGCCCAGGCCCTGATGGCGAAGATTTTCCGCGAATTCACCTTCGATCCGGAGGCGACCACGGTGTCGACGCCGGTCCTCGAAGTGCTTGAAAACAAGCGCGGCGTCTGCCAGGACTTCGCCCACCTGATGATCGCCTGCCTGCGCGCCCTCGGCCTGGCTGCCCGTTACGTCAGCGGCTACCTGCTGACCCGGCCACCGCCTGGCAAGCCGCGCCTGATCGGCGCCGACGCATCGCACGCCTGGGTTTCGGTCTATGCCCCGGGTAGCGAGCACGACTGGGTGGATTTCGATCCGACCAACGACCTGCTGCCGGATACCGAGCACATCACGCTGGCTTTCGGCCGCGACTTCTCGGACATTTCGCCGCTGCGCGGCATCATTCTCGGCGGCGGCGGCACCGAACCGGACGTCGCGGTGACGGTAATTCCGCTCGACGAGGAAGAAATTCCCGACGAACTGCTCGAGGCGGAAGCGGACGAGCCAGCCGAAACGCCCGAGGCGCCGGAAGCCGACGCGGACGAGAAGTGA
- a CDS encoding circularly permuted type 2 ATP-grasp protein encodes MARTLLAIYPHSPRRYDEMLAKDGSVRPHWNQFLSHLDAVTPEEMRRRLDFSEQRIQENGVTYNVYADPNGADRPWALDPLPLIIPPDEWAELSAAVAQRATLLNAILDDLYGEQTLLAKGLLPPALVYGQHGYLWPCRGVKPPGGVWLHNYAVDLARSPNGRWWVIADRTQAPSGAGYALENRLIVSRVFPEMFRDLHVQHVADFFRDQLDGLTALAPVEGDEQPHMVLLTPGPYNETYFEHAYLARYLGFPLVEGQDLTVRGETVYLKTLRGLKRVHVILRRQDDAYCDPLELRGESALGIPGLLNVARAGRVVIANALGSGLLASGALMGFLPAICRHLLGEKLAMPSVATWWCGEKPALDYVKENFDDLVIKPAYPTQQMEPVFGNELKGEARAEMLRRIEARPHAYVAQEMINLSQAPTWSRAHERRLLARPVGLRAYAVTTPDGYSVMPGGLARVTTAAGTRIISMQRGGASKDAWVLTNGPVSQFSLLKPSVGVRDLVRAGANLTSRVVENLFWLGRYSERFDDSARMLRVALSRVVVGGGQKTPVVIAALELARRLGVLPEPGEDTEVKEGGEHELLEAIYDPEQPGSLARNIRALMWSATHVRERLSLDHWHSLNRLQRDQQAALKTHPTLTEAIAFLDRVLGVSSSLTGFAMDNMTRDDGWRFLFIGRRIERLSFLAMMVAHFLRMPAARSQGSLEWLLELSDSIITYRSRYSRQPELLPVVDLLVFDESNPHGVVFQANVLGNYLERMGRELGDDFGTGLAAALARLQAFDLHRLENIQFDSARDYSACEELADLLQALDAAANKLSEALGMRYFTHVGDVSRQTMAV; translated from the coding sequence ATGGCTCGCACCCTCCTCGCAATCTACCCCCACAGTCCCCGCCGCTACGATGAAATGCTGGCCAAGGACGGGTCTGTCCGGCCGCACTGGAATCAGTTCCTGAGCCACCTTGATGCGGTGACGCCGGAGGAAATGCGCCGTCGCCTCGATTTTTCCGAGCAGCGCATCCAGGAAAATGGCGTCACCTACAACGTTTACGCCGATCCGAACGGGGCCGACCGGCCGTGGGCGCTCGACCCACTGCCGCTGATCATCCCGCCCGACGAATGGGCCGAACTATCGGCAGCGGTTGCCCAGCGGGCCACCCTGCTCAACGCCATTCTGGACGATCTCTACGGCGAGCAGACGCTGCTCGCCAAAGGCTTGTTGCCGCCAGCGCTGGTCTATGGCCAGCATGGTTATCTGTGGCCGTGCCGCGGCGTCAAGCCGCCGGGCGGGGTCTGGCTGCACAATTACGCGGTCGATCTGGCCCGTTCGCCGAACGGCCGCTGGTGGGTCATCGCCGACCGCACGCAGGCTCCGTCGGGGGCGGGCTATGCACTCGAAAACCGGCTCATCGTTTCGCGTGTTTTCCCGGAAATGTTCCGCGACCTGCATGTCCAGCACGTCGCCGACTTTTTCCGCGACCAGCTCGACGGCCTGACGGCGCTGGCCCCGGTCGAAGGCGACGAGCAGCCGCACATGGTTCTGCTGACGCCAGGGCCGTACAATGAAACCTATTTTGAACACGCCTACCTGGCGCGCTACCTCGGCTTCCCGCTCGTTGAAGGGCAGGACCTCACGGTGCGCGGCGAGACGGTTTATCTCAAAACCCTGCGCGGCCTCAAGCGCGTCCACGTCATCCTGCGCCGTCAGGACGATGCCTATTGCGACCCGCTCGAACTGCGTGGCGAGTCGGCGCTCGGCATTCCCGGTCTGCTCAATGTGGCGCGCGCCGGGCGCGTCGTTATCGCCAATGCGCTGGGCAGCGGCCTGCTCGCCTCCGGTGCGCTGATGGGCTTTCTGCCGGCCATCTGCCGGCACCTGCTCGGCGAAAAGCTGGCCATGCCGTCGGTGGCGACCTGGTGGTGCGGCGAGAAGCCGGCCCTCGATTACGTCAAGGAAAACTTCGACGATCTGGTCATCAAGCCGGCCTACCCGACCCAGCAGATGGAGCCGGTCTTCGGCAACGAACTGAAGGGCGAGGCGCGCGCCGAGATGCTGCGCCGGATCGAAGCGCGGCCGCATGCCTACGTCGCCCAGGAAATGATCAATCTGTCGCAGGCGCCGACCTGGAGCCGGGCCCACGAACGTCGCCTGCTGGCCCGGCCGGTCGGCCTGCGCGCCTACGCGGTGACGACGCCGGACGGTTATTCGGTGATGCCGGGCGGTCTGGCCCGGGTAACGACCGCCGCCGGCACGCGGATCATTTCGATGCAGCGCGGCGGGGCTTCGAAGGATGCCTGGGTTTTGACCAATGGCCCGGTCAGCCAGTTTTCGCTGCTCAAGCCGTCGGTCGGCGTGCGTGATCTGGTGCGCGCCGGCGCCAACCTGACCTCGCGCGTCGTTGAAAACCTGTTCTGGCTCGGCCGCTATTCGGAACGCTTCGACGACAGCGCCCGCATGTTGCGCGTCGCCCTGTCGCGCGTCGTTGTCGGCGGTGGCCAGAAGACGCCGGTGGTCATTGCCGCCTTGGAACTGGCCCGACGCCTGGGCGTGCTGCCCGAACCGGGCGAGGACACTGAAGTCAAGGAAGGCGGCGAGCACGAGTTGCTCGAGGCGATCTACGATCCCGAGCAGCCGGGCAGTCTGGCCCGTAATATCCGCGCCCTCATGTGGTCGGCAACGCACGTCCGCGAACGTCTTTCGCTTGACCACTGGCATTCCCTGAACCGTTTGCAGCGCGATCAGCAGGCGGCACTCAAGACGCACCCGACGCTGACCGAAGCGATCGCCTTCCTCGACCGCGTGCTCGGCGTGTCGTCGTCGCTGACCGGTTTCGCCATGGACAACATGACGCGCGACGATGGCTGGCGCTTCCTGTTCATCGGCCGGCGGATCGAACGACTTTCCTTCCTGGCCATGATGGTCGCCCATTTCCTGCGCATGCCGGCGGCGCGCAGCCAGGGCTCGCTCGAATGGCTGCTCGAACTATCCGACTCGATCATCACCTACCGCTCGCGCTACTCGCGCCAACCGGAGCTGTTGCCGGTCGTCGACCTGCTCGTCTTCGACGAGAGCAACCCGCACGGCGTGGTCTTTCAGGCCAATGTGCTGGGCAACTACCTGGAGCGCATGGGGCGTGAGCTCGGCGACGATTTTGGCACCGGTCTGGCCGCTGCGCTGGCCCGGCTGCAGGCTTTCGACCTGCACCGCCTGGAAAATATCCAGTTCGACAGCGCGCGCGATTATTCGGCCTGTGAGGAACTCGCCGACCTGTTGCAAGCGCTCGATGCCGCCGCCAACAAACTCTCCGAGGCACTCGGCATGCGCTATTTCACCCATGTCGGCGATGTCAGCCGGCAGACGATGGCGGTCTGA
- a CDS encoding transglutaminase family protein translates to MSIHVALNHVTRYNYDRLINLGPQVVRLRPCPHSRTRILSYSLKIGPDKHFVNWQQDPQGNYLARLVFPEKTREFSIEVDMVAEMSVINPFDFFLEDHAEKIPFAYEAWERHELTPYLHKLPETPELKKYMDGISREPLRSVDFLVALNANLQKAISYTIRMEPGVQTPEETLTLRSGSCRDSAWLLVQILRHLGLAARFVSGYLIQLTADVKSLDGPSGPEADFTDLHAWAEVYLPGAGWIGLDPTSGLFAGEGHIPLACTPEPGSAAPVTGGLDECETEFSHHMQVTRIWEAPRVTKPYTDEQWVEIESLGHQIDDTLGKLDVRLTQGGEPTFVAVDDPDGAEWNTAALGPTKRIFAADIFHRLRSKYAPNGLMHFGQGKWYPGEQLPRWSLNCFWRKDGEPIWNAPELYANESVNYGATAEHAQRFLKRVAERLGMTSDYVFPAFEDVYYYMWRERRLPGNVDPFDSRVDDAMERERLMKVFTQGMTYTVGHVLPIMKNVWNQWQTGPWFLRAERCYLFPGDSAMGYRLPYDSQPWTATSDYPYVNVPDAETATDPLASYAALRNRVSGETGAREPQMQSRHGSTGAGTAGAAGAAASATGDGKVRPWEKPTETMPRFKESAGWITRLAMCAEPRDGRLYVFMPPTEKLDDYLEIVAAVEATAEEMSLPVIMEGYEPPSDPRLTHFRVTPDPGVIEVNIHPARSWDQLVDQTTHLYESAYYSRLTTEKFMVDGRHTGTGGGNHFVLGGATPNDSPFLRRPDLLKSLVAYWHNHPSLSYLFSGLFIGPTSQAPRVDEARNDSLYELEIAFKQIPQPGGVVPPWLIDRILRNLLTDVTGNTHRSEFCIDKLYSPDGPTGRLGLLELRAFEMPPHARMSLAQQLLLRAMIARFWETPYEPARLARWGTELHDRFMLPFYADQDFKDVMQEMAEAGYPFKAEWFAPHFEFRFPKYGDFAVKGMEFELRHALEPWHVMGEEGGGGGTVRYVDSSVERVQVKIKGMAPDRYVLTCNGVPVPLQNTGINGEFVAGVRYRAWQPASCLHPTIGVHAPLVFDIVDTWMQRSLGGCQYHVAHPGGRSFDTFPVNAFEAESRRLARFFRFGHTPGKMQVKAAEVSAEHPFTLDLRRF, encoded by the coding sequence GTGTCGATCCATGTCGCGCTGAATCACGTCACTCGTTATAACTACGATCGCCTGATCAATCTCGGGCCGCAGGTCGTTCGCCTGCGCCCCTGTCCGCATTCGCGGACCCGCATCCTGTCCTACTCGCTGAAGATCGGTCCGGACAAGCATTTCGTGAACTGGCAGCAGGATCCGCAGGGCAACTATCTGGCCCGCCTGGTTTTCCCGGAAAAGACCCGCGAATTCAGCATCGAGGTCGACATGGTGGCCGAGATGTCGGTCATCAACCCCTTCGACTTCTTCCTTGAAGACCATGCCGAGAAGATCCCCTTCGCCTACGAGGCCTGGGAACGCCATGAACTGACCCCCTACCTGCACAAGCTGCCGGAAACGCCCGAACTCAAGAAGTACATGGACGGCATTTCGCGCGAACCGCTGCGCAGCGTCGATTTCCTCGTTGCCCTCAACGCCAACCTGCAAAAAGCCATCAGCTACACCATTCGCATGGAACCGGGTGTCCAGACGCCGGAAGAAACGCTGACCCTGCGTTCCGGCTCCTGCCGCGACTCGGCCTGGCTGCTCGTCCAGATCCTGCGCCACCTCGGCCTCGCCGCCCGTTTCGTTTCCGGTTACCTGATCCAGCTCACCGCCGACGTCAAGTCGCTCGACGGCCCGTCCGGCCCCGAAGCCGACTTCACCGACCTGCACGCCTGGGCCGAAGTCTATCTGCCGGGCGCCGGCTGGATCGGTCTCGACCCGACCTCCGGCCTGTTCGCCGGCGAAGGCCACATTCCGCTCGCCTGCACCCCGGAACCCGGTTCCGCCGCGCCGGTCACCGGCGGCCTCGACGAGTGCGAAACCGAGTTCTCACACCACATGCAGGTCACCCGCATCTGGGAAGCGCCGCGCGTCACCAAGCCCTACACGGATGAGCAATGGGTCGAGATCGAGAGCCTCGGCCACCAGATCGACGATACGCTGGGCAAGCTCGACGTGCGCCTGACCCAGGGCGGCGAGCCGACTTTCGTCGCGGTCGACGACCCGGATGGCGCCGAATGGAACACCGCCGCTCTCGGCCCGACAAAGCGCATTTTCGCCGCCGACATCTTCCATCGCCTGCGCAGCAAATACGCCCCGAACGGCCTCATGCACTTCGGCCAGGGCAAGTGGTATCCCGGCGAACAACTCCCGCGCTGGAGCCTGAACTGCTTCTGGCGCAAGGACGGCGAGCCGATCTGGAATGCCCCCGAGCTGTATGCCAACGAAAGCGTCAATTACGGCGCCACGGCCGAACACGCCCAGCGCTTCCTCAAGCGCGTCGCCGAACGCCTCGGCATGACCTCGGACTACGTCTTCCCGGCTTTCGAGGACGTCTATTACTACATGTGGCGCGAGCGCCGCCTGCCGGGTAACGTCGATCCCTTCGACTCCCGCGTCGATGACGCCATGGAGCGCGAGCGCCTGATGAAGGTGTTCACGCAGGGCATGACCTACACCGTCGGCCACGTCCTGCCGATCATGAAGAATGTCTGGAACCAGTGGCAGACCGGCCCGTGGTTCCTGCGTGCCGAACGCTGCTACCTGTTCCCCGGCGATTCGGCCATGGGCTACCGCCTGCCCTACGACTCGCAGCCCTGGACGGCGACCAGCGACTACCCCTACGTCAATGTCCCCGATGCCGAAACGGCGACCGATCCGCTGGCCAGCTACGCCGCCCTGCGTAACCGCGTGAGCGGTGAAACCGGTGCCCGCGAGCCGCAGATGCAGAGCCGCCATGGCAGCACCGGTGCCGGTACCGCCGGAGCCGCCGGGGCCGCTGCCTCGGCGACCGGCGACGGCAAGGTCCGGCCGTGGGAAAAACCGACCGAAACGATGCCGCGCTTCAAGGAATCGGCCGGCTGGATCACCCGCCTGGCCATGTGTGCCGAGCCGCGCGACGGTCGTCTCTACGTCTTCATGCCGCCGACCGAAAAGCTCGACGACTATCTCGAAATCGTCGCTGCGGTTGAAGCGACGGCCGAAGAGATGTCGCTGCCGGTGATCATGGAAGGCTACGAGCCGCCGTCCGATCCGCGCCTGACGCATTTCCGCGTCACGCCCGACCCCGGCGTCATCGAGGTCAACATCCACCCGGCCCGCAGTTGGGATCAGTTGGTTGATCAGACCACCCACCTCTACGAGTCGGCCTACTACTCGCGCCTGACCACCGAAAAGTTCATGGTCGATGGTCGCCACACCGGTACCGGCGGCGGCAACCACTTCGTCCTCGGCGGCGCGACGCCGAACGATTCACCCTTCCTCCGTCGGCCGGACCTGCTCAAGAGCCTGGTCGCCTACTGGCACAACCATCCGAGCCTGTCCTACCTGTTCTCCGGCCTGTTCATCGGCCCGACCAGTCAGGCGCCGCGCGTCGACGAAGCGCGTAACGACAGCCTCTACGAGCTCGAAATCGCCTTCAAGCAGATTCCTCAGCCGGGCGGCGTCGTGCCGCCGTGGCTGATCGACCGCATCCTGCGCAACCTGCTCACCGACGTCACCGGCAACACGCACCGTTCCGAGTTCTGTATCGACAAGCTCTACTCGCCGGACGGCCCGACCGGTCGCCTTGGCCTGCTTGAATTGCGCGCCTTCGAAATGCCGCCGCACGCCCGCATGTCGCTGGCCCAGCAGTTGCTGCTCCGCGCCATGATCGCCCGCTTCTGGGAGACGCCCTACGAGCCGGCCCGCCTGGCCCGTTGGGGCACCGAGCTGCACGACCGCTTCATGCTGCCCTTTTACGCAGACCAGGACTTCAAGGACGTCATGCAGGAAATGGCCGAAGCCGGCTATCCGTTCAAGGCCGAATGGTTCGCCCCGCACTTCGAGTTCCGCTTCCCGAAATACGGTGACTTCGCCGTCAAGGGCATGGAATTCGAACTGCGTCACGCCCTTGAGCCCTGGCACGTCATGGGCGAGGAGGGCGGCGGTGGCGGCACGGTGCGCTACGTCGATTCCTCGGTCGAGCGCGTCCAGGTCAAGATCAAGGGCATGGCGCCCGACCGCTATGTGCTGACCTGCAACGGTGTTCCGGTGCCGCTGCAGAACACCGGCATCAACGGCGAATTCGTTGCCGGCGTGCGCTACCGTGCCTGGCAGCCGGCGTCCTGCCTGCATCCGACCATCGGCGTCCATGCGCCGCTGGTTTTCGACATAGTCGATACCTGGATGCAGCGGTCGCTGGGCGGTTGCCAGTACCACGTGGCGCATCCGGGCGGGCGCAGTTTCGACACCTTCCCGGTCAATGCCTTCGAGGCCGAAAGCCGTCGTCTGGCCCGCTTCTTCCGCTTCGGCCACACGCCGGGCAAGATGCAGGTCAAGGCGGCGGAGGTCAGCGCCGAGCACCCGTTTACGCTAGACTTGCGTCGGTTTTAA
- a CDS encoding VOC family protein, translating to MNQTISFITLGVSDLARSRAFYKALGWQESSASQEGIAFFQAGSVAFALFQREALAEDAAVASAGSGFPGFTLAHNVPSEAAVIATLEEAVAIGATLVRPADKVFWGGFRGYFADPDGFLWEVCFNPFVELDAAGFVRLP from the coding sequence ATGAATCAGACCATCAGCTTCATCACCCTCGGCGTGTCCGATCTGGCCCGCAGCCGGGCTTTCTACAAGGCGCTGGGCTGGCAGGAGTCGTCGGCCAGCCAGGAAGGAATTGCCTTCTTTCAGGCTGGTTCGGTGGCCTTTGCCCTGTTCCAGCGCGAGGCGCTGGCCGAGGATGCGGCCGTAGCGTCAGCCGGCAGCGGTTTTCCCGGATTTACGCTGGCCCACAACGTGCCGTCCGAGGCGGCGGTGATCGCTACGCTGGAGGAGGCAGTTGCCATCGGCGCGACGCTCGTTCGCCCCGCCGACAAGGTCTTCTGGGGCGGCTTTCGCGGATATTTTGCCGATCCGGACGGCTTTCTCTGGGAAGTCTGCTTCAACCCCTTCGTTGAACTTGACGCCGCAGGATTCGTCAGACTTCCGTAA
- a CDS encoding ATP-binding protein → MTSLEQKMLDHSASMILLVDTDGLQIVQANRQAGQVLGYTVEELLERKIIDIESSLPDVFYWEEVAAGVFTEIEWQEGLYCGADGELIEVSKSISLIEHEEKTYLLVQARDIRQERRTEEQLEQTLSRLRATLEATGNGILAIDWHGRIVSMNRMFSAMWAIPDTLLEQHKDDDVIAHVSSRVKEEAACRERLSAIMDSEESDEHFNLADGRVFECKSRPQYLGEHIVGRVFSFADVTRRVAAEDALRESLDKLELRVEERTGELQSANSKLRAEREQQAVLIARLEEAQSQLIQSEKMASIGQLAAGVAHEINNPVGFVKSNLGTLQRYIADLGKVLKAYAEIEHELGEVSLASVSQLKKDLELDYLQQDLDILLAETNDGVQRVQDIVRDLKNFSHVGSSEFVMANLEMGLDSTLNVVWNELKYKAKVVKEYAAIPEIMCAPSQLNQVFMNLLVNASHAIEERGQISIRTTSTEAEVRVEIEDTGRGIPPENLGRIFEPFFTTKPVGKGTGLGLSLSYGIVKKHHGRIEVSSEVGKGSRFTVILPRQVDYSAAEAGGKSGGENGGQ, encoded by the coding sequence ATGACATCTCTCGAGCAAAAGATGCTCGATCACAGTGCCAGCATGATTCTCCTGGTCGATACCGATGGCTTGCAGATCGTCCAGGCCAATCGCCAGGCCGGACAGGTGCTTGGTTACACGGTGGAAGAACTGCTTGAACGCAAGATCATCGATATCGAAAGCTCGCTGCCGGATGTCTTTTACTGGGAAGAGGTCGCGGCCGGCGTCTTTACCGAAATCGAATGGCAGGAAGGGCTTTATTGCGGGGCCGATGGCGAGCTCATCGAGGTGTCGAAATCGATCTCGCTGATTGAGCATGAAGAGAAAACCTATCTGCTCGTTCAGGCCCGCGATATCCGCCAGGAACGCCGGACCGAAGAGCAGCTCGAGCAGACGCTGTCACGCCTGCGGGCGACCCTCGAAGCCACCGGCAACGGGATTCTGGCGATCGACTGGCACGGCCGGATTGTCAGCATGAACCGGATGTTCTCGGCGATGTGGGCGATTCCCGACACGTTGCTCGAACAGCACAAGGACGACGACGTCATTGCCCATGTCTCGAGCCGTGTCAAGGAAGAGGCCGCCTGCCGGGAAAGGCTGAGCGCCATCATGGACAGCGAGGAGAGCGACGAGCATTTCAACCTGGCTGATGGGCGGGTATTCGAATGCAAGTCGCGGCCGCAATATCTTGGCGAACACATCGTCGGCCGCGTTTTCAGCTTTGCCGACGTGACCCGCCGGGTCGCCGCCGAGGATGCGCTGCGCGAATCCCTGGACAAACTTGAACTGCGTGTCGAGGAGCGAACCGGCGAACTGCAGTCGGCCAACAGTAAATTGAGGGCCGAGCGCGAGCAGCAGGCGGTGCTGATTGCCCGCCTGGAGGAAGCGCAGAGCCAGTTGATCCAGTCCGAAAAAATGGCCTCCATCGGCCAACTGGCGGCTGGCGTGGCGCACGAAATCAACAACCCGGTCGGCTTCGTCAAATCCAACCTCGGCACGCTGCAACGCTATATCGCGGACCTCGGCAAGGTGCTCAAGGCCTACGCTGAAATCGAGCACGAACTCGGCGAAGTTTCCCTGGCCAGTGTCAGCCAGCTGAAGAAGGATCTCGAACTCGACTACCTGCAACAGGATCTCGACATCCTGCTGGCCGAAACCAACGATGGTGTCCAGCGCGTTCAGGACATCGTCCGCGACCTCAAGAATTTCTCCCATGTCGGCAGTTCCGAATTCGTCATGGCCAACCTCGAAATGGGGCTCGACAGCACCCTCAACGTGGTCTGGAACGAACTCAAGTACAAGGCCAAGGTCGTCAAGGAATACGCCGCCATTCCCGAAATCATGTGTGCGCCGTCACAGCTCAACCAGGTCTTCATGAATCTTCTCGTCAATGCCTCGCATGCCATCGAAGAGCGGGGGCAGATCAGCATTCGGACAACCAGCACCGAGGCTGAAGTCCGCGTTGAAATTGAAGACACCGGGCGGGGCATTCCGCCGGAAAACCTCGGCCGCATTTTCGAGCCCTTCTTCACGACAAAACCAGTCGGCAAAGGCACCGGGCTGGGCCTTTCGTTGTCCTACGGCATCGTCAAGAAACATCATGGCCGCATCGAAGTGAGCAGCGAAGTGGGCAAGGGCTCGCGATTCACCGTCATCCTGCCACGCCAGGTCGATTATTCGGCTGCGGAGGCAGGCGGGAAGTCAGGTGGGGAAAACGGCGGACAGTGA